The window AGCACCCCCATGTCTCAATATTCGCTCAATTTTGTGCTAACTTCTCCCACCTCTTGAAATTTGCAGGCCTCAATTTCCCTTCCCAAAGCACTATGTACAAATAcattagaaaaacacaaaagattagCTACTGATTAAGTCATACCTTGAAGaaatcaaaaaatgaaatgtgtttcACAATGGGACCATACAGGTTTTCATCgtgtttaaagaagaaaaagttggTGAAAGCAGCGTCTATGAGTTCCGGGTATTTTCTACTGAGTTTAACCAGCTCGAGTCTCTCTTTGCGGCTGTCTCGCCCTCTCCAGACGGCAGTGGAATTTTTGCTTTCCCAGGGAGGACCCGTGTTAGCTTGCACGGACATCATATCCAGACTTACCCTAGAAGACAAAGTGCAACAGATTTTCCTCCCAAATCATCATATCACAAAGGTTGTTGCAAAAGAACTcaccaaagaaagaaaaccaaggctcTGGGCCAACCCTGACTTATCTCTCACCGGCCCATGGTTTCCAGAACAGAATCAGTCAAATCGTATGTAGGCATCACGATATCCTTGGAATCTGTGGAGCCACACCAGGAAAAGATCGGATGGATGTTTgaattggatttctttttttccaaaggcCAGTCTCCTAAATTAACAAAGAACTCCACATCTGGCATCTTCacctagaaaaaacaaaacaaggagctTATTCACATTTCCTGCATTGgataatatattgtatttatcaatttaaatttgaaattgCATTAATGAAAGGCCAATGTTACATGTTTCAGGTAATAATAATTATCTTGGTTTGAATAGTGGGCAATGTTTCAGAATATGGTCACATGTATAAGTATTCTATGCTCCCTATGAAAGGGATGAAACTGCAAAAGCAATCTCTGTTCTAATACTGCGAACAGCCTCTAAGATgatcaaagagaaagagaattattggaaaatgatttaaaaaatagcacTTGGGACTCTAACCCTAGTTTCTTGCTAGTGAGCCAGATGgttccattttaaaaaacatacaccAGGTAGGTGGCGggaccaggatttgaactcaggaagcCCAACACCAACAGCAACATAGTAAGTTTCAAGCTATGCTTCCTTCCTGTACTGGCAAATGGCATGAATATGTAAAGAGGATATGTTTTATCTAGTCACAGAAAATGTTTAGAGTATTTACAAAACAACAGATATACATTTTTAAGGCCAGAAAAGCACTGACCAGTCTGAGAAGCATCTTGAGAAACCGAAGTCCTGAAGAACATTCTCATTTTCCCATGGATTGACAAAGAGGAGCAAGAGAAGTATGACGGTACTCTGATGTCTTAGTTTAAAGGAGGCTTAATATTGATGCTATATAACTACCTACATTCAGAATTAACAGACTGTAAGTGCTTTGAAATCTTGAAAAAAAGGCATTATGATTTTCCATGAGTAGTTTAATCAAGATATACATgcaaattattcaacaaataaatattataatagattacaaataaatatacatttggtaaaAATGTTGGTAGAGTCTTTCACATCCACCATTTTGACATTACTTTCAAACCATTCCACTAGAACCCAACAAAAGCCCATTATCCCAAGGAATGGGATTCAGTACAAGGCAAGTCATCTTTGGACTCAAAGTTAGTTTAGtaccaaaataattttatgataaggcatttttctttcctctataaAATATTGTGTCCCTGCAAAAGATATGCTGAAGTCTTAAATCCCAGTGTCTCAgaatgaccttatttggaaatagggttgttgcagataTTAGTTAgcatgaggtcatactggagtaggctGGGCCATTAATCCACTATGCTGTGTCCTTATAAGACGAGACCCAGAGACATGAGGGGAGAAGCCCAcgtgatgacagaggcagagatgggaggatgcAGCTGCAaaccaaggaacaccaaagatgGAGGGCCACTGCCAGCAGCCAGGAAgaggcaggaaaggaaaggaaaggatcaTCTCAGAGGGAGCTGGCCTCCTGacactttaatttttttggggggggggacaggatctcactcttgtcacccaggccttgggagtgcagtggcgtgatctcggctcatgcagcctcgacctcctaggttcaagcgatcttcctgcctcagctccccattAGCTGAAACTACtacgggctaatttttgtattttttgtagagacaggtcttcaccatgttgcccagcctggtctcaagctcctgggctcaagtgatccacccgctttgacctcctaaagtgctaggattacaggcgtgagccatggcacctagccgacactttgattttggacatCTGGCCTCCATAACTGccagagaatacatttctgttattttaaggcTTCCAGTTTGTAGcactttgttacggcagccctaggaaacaaaCGCAGGTACCTGAAATAACAGAAAGCTTCAGAATAGTATTATCATAAGGCTCCAGAAGAGAATACCCTGATAgtgttataatttgtattttgaaaaattatcctGTAAAATCTGGGCTTAAATTATCTATTAGAGCtaagagaaaatatatacttaCCTTTCTAGTCAAAGAAAGTAGTATGGCATCCATGAAAATTCTAAAACCTACATGTTCACCATGAGTCTTGATATAAACCTAAAAGAGAATTTACCATTTATTATGTTAGTCTAAAAACGCTGGCAGACTTCACTGAGGAAAAGCTTGTCACAGTGCTCATTCGAATGatgtttataaaatgatttaGCTAATTGTAGCCAAAtgttcaaaacaagaaaaaaaatcactaaaacaaacaagcaaaaaatcaTGTGTTGTACCTTGTTATCCTTTAAGGTGTAGTGACATAGGCTCTGCCTCTGTCCAAATCTTTTTGGGATTTCTACTGCAATCTTTTCTGGATCCACAGCAGGGAAATGTGCCAGATCTCTCTGAATCTGAGCAATGGTTTCAGGGCAGTTCATCTCCCGTAGCCAGGCTGCACTATCTTGCAGAGGACAGTCACAGTTCTCATGGTAAACCGGCCCTATTTACATAAGAATAACAAAGTACAACAGTGATCATTTCACTCAGCATTTGAAacttgtaataaatatttataatgtggCTTCATGAATTTTGCTTAGTTACATAGGAAGAGCATTTTcattgaaaacacattttaagagAATTACAGGCCAGCAAggttggctcatgtctgtaatcccagcactttgggaggctgaggcaggaggacagcctgagcccaggagttcaggaccagcctgggcaacacagggagaccatgtctctacaaaaaataaaacattagcttggtgtgttggcatgcacctgtggtttcagctgcttgggaggctgatgtgggaggatcacttgagcccaggaggttgaagctgcagtgagccatgtttgcaccactccaccctgggcaagacagtgagaccctgtttcaaagaacaaaaaagtaatacatttttaCTATACTGGGGCATTGCAAGTAAGTCAGCCTTCTACTCTGACGGCTCTTCACAGTGAAgttttgtgatattttcataATAAGGTCTACTTTGCATGagttcaaaagaaaggaaatagaggctgggtgcagtggcttacgtctgtaataccagcactttgggaggctgaggtgggtggataacttgaggtcaggagtttgagaccagcctggccaacatgttgaaaccccatctctactaaaaatacaaaaaagtttagctgggtatggtggtgtgtgcctgaaatctcagctactcaggaggctgaggcatgacaatagcttgaatctgggaggtgaaggttgcagtgagcggagattgtgccactgcactccagcttgggggacagagtgagactcttgtttcaaaaaataaaagaaagacaacAGATACTTGGTTTATGTCTATGGTAATATTACAGCTCATTATTCCTTATGTTTTGCAGACTGAAGAATAACCAAATACTGGTAAAAGGGTATCAGAGGAGCATACCTATTTTAATGAAAGACAAAAGTGATATGATTTAATATTTTGATGGTCTGTTATACAAACAGGTTCTTAAAGTGTCTAAGGTACTTTTCTCAATAAGTAAATCATCAAtaacagcaaaaataaacaaggaactgctattcttttttttttaagaattattaaGGAGGAAAAGTAGGCTGGGtgcttggctcatgcctgtaatcccagcactttgggaggctgaggcgggcggatcacaaggtcaggagatcgagaccatcctggtcaacatggtgaaaccccgtctctactaaaaatacaaaaattagccaggtgttgtggcgcgtgcctgtagtctcagctatttgggaggctgaggcagcagaatcgcttgaacccgggaggcagagcttgcagtgagccgagattgcgccactgcactctaggctagcgacagagcgagacaccacctcaaaaaaaaaaaaaaaaaaaaaaaaaagcaaaagtagctgggtacagtggctcacgcctgtaatcctagcactttgggagactgaggtgggcagatcacttgagctccagggttcgggaccagcctgagcaacatggcaaaaccctgtttctacaaaaaatacaaaaattagtggggcatggtggtgagtgcctgtagtcccagctactcatgcagctgaggtgggaggattgcttgaacccaggaggtcgaggctgtagtaagcagtgattgcaccactgcactccagcctgggcaacagagcgagaccctgtctcaacaacaacggCAACGAAAAGAAGCAAAAGTAATTCTCAAAACAGTCCACTTcactaattttataataaattaattacagTCTGCACTGAGGTTTTTACTgttattcctttttataattcTCAGATCCCACCTAACCCAGGCAGTGGCTGACAATGGAATATCTTTTTAAGGTTTAGTGGGTGATACTGTACCAGGCAGTACTGGCAGAATGTAGGAAAGGAACCTAGACACTCTTAAAAAGTGTTTACCTTTTCTTACTTCTCTGCagagttcacacacacacaaaaaaagtttacttttctTGGGGTTGTTAAGGGGGGACAAGATTTCTGCCTTTGTATATACACTGCTTCCCTACTGTCTTGTGGTACTGTCACCTGTAAGAGGGAAGGAGATGGCTCTAGGTAATAAAACTGTACTCTCATCCTATATAAGAAACATCAGaatggccgagcatggtggctcacgcctgtaatcccagcactttgggaggctgaggcaggcagatcatgaggtcaagagatcgaaaccatcctggtcaacatggtgaaatcctgtctctactaaaaatacaaaaattagcctggcatggtggtgcgtgcctgtaatcccagctacatgggaggctgaggcaggataatcgcttgaacccggaaggcggagcttgcagtgagccaagactgcgccattgcactccagccttgcgacagagcgagactttgcctcaaaaaaaaaaaaaaaaaaaaaagaaatgtcagagAATTTCTCTGGGAAAATGGCATtggaacaaagacaaaaaaacaaccaCCAGTGCGCTCCTTGTCTTTCGAGCTATCTCCCTTCCTGAAGTGATCTACCTAATTTCAATAACACTTATCAGTTACTTAAGTCATATCTTTCCAATTAAGAAAGTATCATATATGAGCATGCACACAGCTTGATTATTCTTGCTAATGTATGTCTTCGCGGAGTAAATTCTCTACTAATATGTTCCCTGCTCTTCAGCAAATCAGAATTTCCATTCAAATCTTGAATGTCTTTTTACCAGGACTCATAACTTAGCTTTCAAGTAGaaagcctttatttttcttctttcagtaaaaaaaaatttatatatatatatatcatgccaagttgtttttgttgatggaataacatatattattttattcaaatactgctgttataaaattatattccaaattaccttttaaaatatatggggATTTGGCCACATGTTGCCCTTGGAATTTAACTTCCACCTTCAGATTTTTGTAGCTTGCATACATTCTGTATCTTACTATGAAGGACCCATCTTTTCGGTCTAAAACCTGGACTCCGACTCTAGTGAATTGCTCCTCTGGTGCTGAGACTTTCACCTGGAAGACCCTTTCGCCTGGAGAAGACGTGAATCTGTGATGAAAAGGCGACGGGGGAGATAAACAGATTTTAACGAACAAACACACAATGGTTATGCTCTTCAGTCTGGAAACTTGATTATTCTCCTCCACATTCTTCCTCTAACATAtgattgcttctttttctcttatgcTTTTAGTACCAGAATGAATATGATGgatcagagatttaaaaaaatgaggatgACAATGGCCAAGATAACATGAAACAGTTTCATTAAACAGTCACAATGGAGTATGTTAAGACTATTAATCTATATAAGCATAGAACATACTCATGCATTCCATATGGAAAAATATTCTTACTAACTTATTTCATGCCATCACATCTGGATATTTGTGATCAAATGGTGCTCCCAAAGATAAtgatcttattttgaaaaatctctgCCAATGAATCTTTATAATATCAGTATTATAAATCACGCTCAGGCCTGGCACTGTGGCCCATGCCTActatctcagcaccttgggatgcCAAGGAGGGacgactgcttgaggccaggagttcgagatcagcctgggcaacaaggtgagatcctgtctctacaaataataataataataatcataataatgataataataataaacaaatagccaggcgaggtggcacacacctgtagtcccaactactagggaggctgaggtgggaggatagcttcagcctgggaagttgagggtacagtgagctgtgattgcaccactgcactccagactaggctaggaagtgaaaccctgtcttaaaaaaaaaaaaaatcatgctcagCCATGGGCAAAAGCAAAGTAGTAGGTAGTGTATCATCTTTTGCCAAATAACAAAATTTACAACCTGCCTTTTACTTGACAACCTTTTATTccagtatttttttctgtatgaaaTACATACGGTCAGCATCCACCAATAATAGAGACAATCATTTCAGAAGtatatgaattataaaaataagttttaagtaTGATGTTAAAGTATTAAATTCATTGGAACAAAATATTTGTTACAATCATATAGGAGATTAATACTTCGATACTTTCCTTCCGAACTCTGAAGTTTCAAATagtacttcatttttctttttcagtttcaaaaCATGCTTACCTGCAGATGTCTCCTTGAAAATTGAGGGCCGCACCAGAGAAAGATGAAGCCCATCAAGTCTCTAACAACTAGGTTTAAATCCCTTATAACAGCTTATGCGAAAAGTAGTTAGAAACAGTATTTCCAGCAAAGTGGAGGGACTTTGTCTTGCCCTGATAATGTGGGAATCTGAATCAAAATTGCTAGGagattattttatatgttatatacaatacattatatGGCATATATTATAATTCGGAACAATTTCTACAGCTACAGAGAAAAATTGGTAACCAAATATCCTGGAATATAAACTGCTGTGGAGAAACGAGTTCTtggaaagaaaaatcttaaaaggagAAACAGACTTAACCGCCATCCAAAATAGGTAAGGAGCCGTTTCTCGACTTACTTATTCCCTGATGTATCCACTGCCTGAATATAGAAATAGCGGGCGGGAAGGACGACGTCTGCTTTTAGCCCGGGTCCCCATATTTCGCTCTTCTCCGGGCTCAGCTGCCTTTCTCCGCCGGTCTCGGCGAGGGCTGGAACTGTCGCCAGAAAGAAGCAATAAAGTAGCAAAGTGCCAAACATTTACAAGACGGACTCTCGAAATGATCCACCGATAAATGAAGAAGTGTAAGAGGTGGACAGAAGCAGCCAAGGCTTCGGCAGGGACCCACCGGCCGATCGCAGCAGCCAACGCGACTGCAAAGGGTGCCGCCCGGCGTGCAGGGCAGGCGCGCGGGTCTCCGCGACCCCAGGACAATCAACGCCCGTGCCCCGGCGCGCCCAGGTGAGGGTCCCCTGGCGTTCTGCTGTCCCGGCCGAGAACCGCGCTGCTCCTCTCTCTCAGGACAATGATGAACTTGAGTTGCTCCTGCCACTGGAGCATCATTTGGGAGCGAATCCGTCTCAGGTTCCAGCCAAGGTGTAGGGCGAGGGGATTGGCCCGTGCGTCGGGCCAGGCTCAGTAACGCCTTCTCCAAGTGGATGGCGGGGTGGACACGCGTCCCGGCGCCCCGGGCTCCCTGGGATATGTAGTTCGCGACAGGACGAGCGGAAATACTGCCAGGTTTTTACCACCTCTCgcccatttatttacttttcggTCACCGCTTTCGGGGGACAGATAAACACCACAGATGCCCATCAAAGGGGCGCACGGGTCTGGAGGCGCAGCTCAGGTTTTTGCGTTGGTCACCCTGCCCTCCGCACGTGCAGAGGGCAGGCATAAAGCACCTTGAAAGGAAGGTGCTGTCAATGCTATCCGACGACCTGTCGCCGGGCACCGCAGCATCCTCGCGCGCTCCGATGGGACGAGGGACGCCGGCCCCAGGGTAACAGG of the Pan paniscus chromosome 14, NHGRI_mPanPan1-v2.0_pri, whole genome shotgun sequence genome contains:
- the POGLUT2 gene encoding protein O-glucosyltransferase 2 isoform X2 produces the protein MLLRLVKMPDVEFFVNLGDWPLEKKKSNSNIHPIFSWCGSTDSKDIVMPTYDLTDSVLETMGRVSLDMMSVQANTGPPWESKNSTAVWRGRDSRKERLELVKLSRKYPELIDAAFTNFFFFKHDENLYGPIVKHISFFDFFKHKYQINIDGTVAAYRLPYLLVGDSVVLKQDSIYYEHFYNELQPWKHYIPVKSNLSDLLEKLKWAKDHDEEAKKIAKAGQEFARNNLMGDDIFCYYFKLFQEYANLQVSEPQIREGMKRVEPQTEDDLFPCTCHRKKTKDEL
- the POGLUT2 gene encoding protein O-glucosyltransferase 2 isoform X1 yields the protein MFGTLLLYCFFLATVPALAETGGERQLSPEKSEIWGPGLKADVVLPARYFYIQAVDTSGNKFTSSPGERVFQVKVSAPEEQFTRVGVQVLDRKDGSFIVRYRMYASYKNLKVEVKFQGQHVAKSPYILKGPVYHENCDCPLQDSAAWLREMNCPETIAQIQRDLAHFPAVDPEKIAVEIPKRFGQRQSLCHYTLKDNKVYIKTHGEHVGFRIFMDAILLSLTRKVKMPDVEFFVNLGDWPLEKKKSNSNIHPIFSWCGSTDSKDIVMPTYDLTDSVLETMGRVSLDMMSVQANTGPPWESKNSTAVWRGRDSRKERLELVKLSRKYPELIDAAFTNFFFFKHDENLYGPIVKHISFFDFFKHKYQINIDGTVAAYRLPYLLVGDSVVLKQDSIYYEHFYNELQPWKHYIPVKSNLSDLLEKLKWAKDHDEEAKKIAKAGQEFARNNLMGDDIFCYYFKLFQEYANLQVSEPQIREGMKRVEPQTEDDLFPCTCHRKKTKDEL